The genomic interval GCACTAGTCGCTAGCAATATTCTAAATCTCTGGCTAAGGTTCTTAGCGGTTGTGCTCTCCAATAGCTAAGAGCAGCTATAACCGGCTATAGCTACAGCTAAAACATTTagcttttttctaaaatatgagaaaacaataaaaatttAATAGAATTTGAGCTAAAAATTGACATATCACTTATTTCATTGCACGTTAAGTTCATCACCAATTCATACTTCATACATGGAGTTCATAGTTCCTAACTCATACTTTCATAGTTCATATTAAATCATACAGATACATGGCACTTGAGTTCATACTTATAAATTTAACGGTTCATAGTTCATAGTAAACATGCCACTTGAGTTCTTGACATAAATAATAAATAGTTCATCATAAGAAGTCAGGAACATGaccattaattaacaaaataagAACAACAAGTTTGTAGATTAGAATATTGCATTCCACTAATCAGATTCAGAGACACCATGAGACTTATCAGAATCGAAGGATCCCACTGAAACGTCTCCAGCACCATTGCCATCACCATCTTCTGAGTCAGATGATGAAGGTCCAGGCTGCATTGTAACATCATTCATCAAAGAGTGCACGCTCTTGATTATCTTCTTTCTAAGGCGCACAAGCCTCTTCCTTTTTCCTTGACCTTATGATGATTCTCCCTGTGATGCTCCATCTTGTGGATCATCTTCAGCAAGCTCATTAGAAAAAGGTACAATACCAGTAATGAACTCATTCTCATCATTAGACACAGCATCATTGACTTCCTTCTCTAAAGGATCCCTATCTTTGTTGTCTCTCTTGTTTATTAATTTGGAGTTCAATTTGACAAAGACAATATCTCTCATCCTATCATAAAGTAGCTTGTTGCGCCTCTTTGTATGGACCTATGAATACAAATCATAGATAGATAATTTAAATTACTAGACCAACAATGTCAATGTTTTGGAGCAACAAGTAGCGGGTTATCTTGTGACATTGTTGATGCAAGTTTATTTATTGCATGGTTAGTTACTGGTTTTTAAGTAGTACAAATTAACTTGGCTTAATCCCAATGAAGTATACAGAATGGAATGGATCATCACAACTCCACTTGCATTGGCGTATCCACCGTTGGGGCTTCTTGGGGCTCGAGCCCCAGCTCCACGGTTGTGCATTTCGCGGTCAGGTTCAGGAATAAAAGCGTTGTTGTCTACTGCCTCATTACATCTTTGTTGTCAGGGCCTCTACGACGTATTTCAGCTGGACTGGACATTAATCCATCTGTTGTAGTATGTAAAAGCCTCTTTATTGGTAAATTAGATTTGGAAACCTTTCAGTGTATTGGCACATCATTCCTATCAAATTCAATTTGTTTGCCAGATTTTAGTGGATATAACTGCACATTAAAGCGGAGAAGCAAGGTTAACAAAGGCTTCTTGGGGCTTGAGCCCCAGCTCCACGGTTGTGCATTTCGCGGTCAGGTTCAGAAATAAAAACGTTGCTGTTTAGTGCCTCATTACATCTTTGTTGTCAAGGCCTCTACGACGTATTCCAGCTGGACTGGACATTAATCCATCTGTTGTAGTATGTAAATGTGAGCCTCTTTATTGGTAAATTAGGTTTGGAAACCTTTTGAGTGTATTGGCACATcattcatataaaattcaattTGTTTGCCTGATTTTAGTGGATATAACTGCACATTAAAGCGGAGAAGCAAGGTTAACAAAGGCTTCTTGGGGCTTGAGCCCCAGCTCCACGGTTGTGCATTTCGCGGTCAGGTTCAGAAATAAAAACGTTGCTGTTTAGTGCCTCATTACATCTTTGTTGTCAAGGCCTCTACGACGTATTCCAGCTGGACTGGACATTAATCCATCTGTTGTAGTATGTAAATGTGAGCCTCTTTATTGGTAAATTAGGTTTGGAAACCTTTTGAGTGTATTGGCACATcattcatataaaattcaattTGTTTGCCTGATTTTAGTGGATATAACTGCACATTAAAGCGGAGAAGCAAGGTTAACAAGTACTTTTCCAAATAATAAACGATGAGCTagagttattttattttatatgataCCCTCTTTCtatttatttgttaattttacGATTTGATTAGCAAAATACGTCATGGATGTATATTTGGTTGTCTTAATTTTATGTAAGTTTTATACATAGCACCCCTCTATTTTTGTTCTAGATTCGACATTGTCCACCTGGTAGAGTTGTAGTCAACTCTAGTTGATCTGGACCCGGATCAGCTCGGCCTCGTCCGCGTACTCCTCGCCGGTGTTGTCGCTGTACAACGCGACGCTCTCCCTGGGGCCCCGGCCGTGCGAACGTCCATGGCCGTGGTGCGCGGTGGCCGTGATGAGGCGCTTGAGCTCCGCGACGGAGACGAAAGGCTCCGGCACGGGCATGGAGAAGGTGTCCACCTCGCTCCTGTACCTGTAGAACACCGCCATAGCCTCTCCCTCAAGTTGAACGGAGGAGgggtgttgctgctgctgcgatcGCCGGAGGTTGTAAGAAGGAACGAAGAGGGTGATGGAGGGTAGAGGCGGATTGCATGGCCGTTGCTGAGCGTGATGGAGATCGCCGGAGGTTGTAAGAAGGAACGAAGAGGGTGATGGAGGGTAGAGGCGGATTGCGTGGCCGTTGCTGAGCATGATGGAGACTGGGCCCGTGGAGGCAAGGATGAATCGGAGTCGGAGTTGGCGTGACATACTGACATGAAACGCTCAAACTCCGACTCGGCCTATGCCGCCAAGGGCCATATGCTGCTGTCCATGTGAGCTTATTACTTGGGGCGGTCCATTTCTTATTACTAGTGCTACTATACTTTTTAGATGTGGAAATTTAGCAACTCTCTGTTCGAATTTACATTTCAACATGCATAAACGGTAAATCTCAACAGGATTTGTGTTGCAACATACAGcaggatttggatttggaaacATGTACGTGAACGGCCGAGAAAACCTAAATGTGCCAGGGGCCAGGGCCAGGGCCCAGGGGGCAAGGGTTGATCATAGAAGCCAGGGCAACTGTTCCATCTGGCAATAGACAAATTTGTCTGGTTTCAACAAGTACCACGTTCATCTTTTACTAGTATCTTCAACGAAGAAAAGATACTGGGGTTTTCCCAGACAAACCGAACAACATAAATAGGTAGTTTTACATAATAATCATCGAAACAGTAAATTTTGTCAGCTTCATACCCAGTGGCAAGATGTATTTCGGTCTCAACTGGAGGTCTTCAGCCTAGAGGACTCGGCCTCTGAAGGAAGGGCGCTGGCCTCACATAGCTGAATCCCACGAAGTTGCTATCTGCAGCGACAGGGCTGGCCACTGGAGAGTCGAGCACGGGCATGCTGGTCCAGCACTCGTCAAAGTTGGCGATGCAGGTTTTGCCAGCAACATTTGGGCGGAAGCTTGGCTGAATCTGTCGGGAGTCTAGCTTCTTCCAGTTTACTGACTTGAACCACTTGTGATTCTTTATTTCATTGCTCCCGCCTGGTCCACAGCCCAGCCTCCTGCCAGCTTCTTTGTGCAGTAACTGAAACATAAGATGGGCTAAAAATTCAATCCCAAGATCAAACAGGTTGACTCTAGAAACTAGCACAAGGCTGCAAAAAAATATGGGTGCGGTGAATCATAGCAACTTGGCAAACAACTTACGCCTTTTAGCAGAGAATGAACTTCGCTAGATAAATATGCCGGAAGCTTAATTTTATCCTTAACAATCTTCTGCTGAACTTTGTCCCTGTTTCCGCCAACAAACGGAGGCTGCAGAATATAATAAGAGTGAGCATGGGAACAAAAGGATATATAGAAGCAAACCATCTGTAATGCAAACACATCTTCTATGCAGAAACATCGTGCTTAAATAACTAACCTTTCCTGTAAGCATTTCAAACAGAAGGATTCCCACACTCCACCAGTCAGCAGCCTTATCATGACCACGGCCCTGAACAATTTCTGGAGCCATGTACTCAACAGTACCACACATTGAGTTTGATCTAGTGTTTTCATCAAATTCCTTTGCCAGGCCAAAATCAGTCAGCATGGCCTAAATAAGACAATGAAAAATTCCATAAATTCCCAAATACCAATCAGTAGATAAAGTcagagaaggtgaagaaaaataTGTATTAAAGGATCCTTACATGTCCATCAGCATCCAACAAGATGTTCTCAGGCTTCAGATCTCTGTGCATAATTCCATTGGCATGGAGATGGGCTACAGCAGACACGATTTCAGCAGTGTAGATGCGTGCAAGCTCCTCCCTGACAGACAAAAGGTTGCTTAATTAAATGTTCATGCAAAGCGATAGGAATAAACATAAAATAATGTAATGAAATTACCTAAACAAACCCTGTTGGTAGAGCTGGAAGAAAAGATGGCCCCCATTTATGAAGTCCAAGACAAGGTAAAGTCGGTATTTTGTCTGCCAAGTAAATACTGGGTTTAAAATTTGGGACAAGACTGAAAAATATAACATGCATGATAGAGCTTGACAACAAAGAACACACAGAGATGATAAATGCATACCTGAAAGGAGTACCTCAGCTGTACAACAAAAGGATGATCAACTTTAGTCAGTATATCTCTCTCTGCTTTCATGTACTCAGCATGGTTCTTCTCCAAAATCTTGTCCTTCCTCATAACTTTCATTGCGTATATTTCTGAAGTACCTTTCTTTCTCACTTGAAAGACCTTGCCAAATGCCCCTTGGCCAACAAGCTTCAAGACTTCAAAGTCGTCAAGTCCAACAACACCATTCTCATTTTTTGTATCATCAAGCTCTTCATCACTCAGAGCTTCTtggttgcttttcttttctttagtaCACTCCAGAAGGTCCAATGCGCTATCAGATTCATGCAGTGTAAGCTTACTAAGTGGCAAAGATTGGCTAACAAGTGAACTTGGACCAACAAGAGAATGAGATCTCTTGACAATAACCAAAGGGTCATTGTAAATCCCCTCACTGGACTCAGTCAAAGGTGCAGGACTGTCTGGAGTGAGGATGCTCAGATCTGTGGGAGTCTGGACTGCCGTAGGACCAAATACATCAGAAAAATCGAACTCAACGTTCTCAGAAGGCACGACATCTGGAGGGCCCATTGGCAGAAGTATCTTCCCTCTAAAGAGCTTGGGACCTTGTGCATGGGTTGTTGTAACAGAGCTTATTTCAGAGGAAACCATCTTCAGGAACCTGAGATTCAGCAGTGTAGACTACTGATGCCAAGGATGTTTTGCACCACAAATTCCAGCTATGCCAGTTCCCAGACTAACTAAACAAAAGACTTATGGGGCACCTCTCTATGGAAGGCGCCCTCCACAGATTCCCAACACAACAGAAGATGCAGGGCTGCGAACAATGGCCTTGAACAAGTGGAAGTTTACAAACACAACTGGGAATCCCAGGAATCCTGGGAGAAGGCAGGGTGGGAAGATGCCGTTGTTTCCCGATGAACAGGAAACTCTGGATGCCAATGTGCTTCCTGAATTCATGAGATCAACTTGTCTATGGCTGCAGGTAGAACAAAAAATATAGTTAGTTTCACAAAATGCAGCTTTGTGCAGAAGAATGTTAAAAGGGAAAATTAATAAAGAATAACATCAGGCTACGTATGTATATTGCCTTATGGCTATGTGTGTTATGATTATTGTTTTCAGCACAAATTGCCATCAATCATAATTGTAAGTGGAAGAAAGTTCCAAGCTATAATGTTTTATTGGAAGCAAAATGGTTCTCATTTCTAGGTATTATTTGCTGCAATGTCATGAATCATGATGATAAGCAAGTAATCACAAGTAGAAACAACATGATTTGTTAAAGAGAAGGTGATCATCAAGCCAGCAAATTTGCACCAAAATCACTAATTTCCACAAAAAGTACACCAAAATAAACACCAACAACACAACATCTAATATGAATTTCAGAGCATAAAGCTAACAATAGAATCAAGTTCTATACAGGGAAAAATAAATTGCAAAAGCAGTTTCTTCTTAACAGTATACAGTTTGCACAATACGATAACTATGCCAAAAACTGTGGTACCGGTGAAACATAAGATGCTATTTCCCTATCTGCTGCTGACACATCAGGGTGCTACATTGATCAAAGGAGAAAATTGTAAGTGATTCTGTAACTGTAGTCAGTTGACTGTCAAATTTAGGGAATGACGGTATTCCAAATTTACCCAAAACTCCCAACTATTTACAACGACACAAAGAAAATTAACATATAGGAACCATCTTAAGTCAGATCTGGAAAGCGACCACCCCACCTCTCTTGCCGAATCAAAAAAGACGCCCGCTTATCCACCTAGACCAATGTCACAAGCATCACTTAATTGGGAGTTTTGGGTAAATTTAGTTCCTATATGG from Oryza glaberrima chromosome 3, OglaRS2, whole genome shotgun sequence carries:
- the LOC127768065 gene encoding serine/threonine-protein kinase AtPK2/AtPK19-like; the protein is MVSSEISSVTTTHAQGPKLFRGKILLPMGPPDVVPSENVEFDFSDVFGPTAVQTPTDLSILTPDSPAPLTESSEGIYNDPLVIVKRSHSLVGPSSLVSQSLPLSKLTLHESDSALDLLECTKEKKSNQEALSDEELDDTKNENGVVGLDDFEVLKLVGQGAFGKVFQVRKKGTSEIYAMKVMRKDKILEKNHAEYMKAERDILTKVDHPFVVQLRYSFQTKYRLYLVLDFINGGHLFFQLYQQGLFREELARIYTAEIVSAVAHLHANGIMHRDLKPENILLDADGHAMLTDFGLAKEFDENTRSNSMCGTVEYMAPEIVQGRGHDKAADWWSVGILLFEMLTGKPPFVGGNRDKVQQKIVKDKIKLPAYLSSEVHSLLKGLLHKEAGRRLGCGPGGSNEIKNHKWFKSVNWKKLDSRQIQPSFRPNVAGKTCIANFDECWTSMPVLDSPVASPVAADSNFVGFSYVRPAPFLQRPSPLG